Below is a genomic region from Melanotaenia boesemani isolate fMelBoe1 chromosome 19, fMelBoe1.pri, whole genome shotgun sequence.
CCTAGGCTACAAGCACAGACTGGCAGATAACTCCAGCCTGCAGTGACCCAACAGTATAAACATTGTTTCTGGCTACGAATGCTTTGGTCCCGCAGCTACAAAACAAGCCTGAATAATTAGCACCTCCGAACTCGACAGCTATTGTGAGGCTTTTTCGCTCAAatggtgtttgttttgtttttttttttcccaaaccCGATGATGTGCATTTATAGGCCAAactttggtctcatctgtcTAAAGGACACTGATCCAGAaatcttgtggtttgttcagatgcagctttacaaacttaagctgtgctgccatgttcttttagTTAGAAGATAACTCggtagtttgttttttctgaagaTTCCCAAACTAACAGACCTGTCAACTTGCTAGAATGCCCGCTCCTGGGAAAACAAGCAACTGTCTTGGATGGTTTCCACTATATAAATAATCTTCCTTACTCCTGACTGTTTAGAAAAATAGAAgattttttggcttttttttactcttcttAGTAGCGGACATTCAGGCTAGTTCACCCCCAAACAGGCAATCACTGCTagtgtctttcctccttggcattgttaacacacacctgaatgctccagaccagcaaactACCAAAAGGTAAACTTTAATTGATATTATCATGTTTACTAATGCAAATAATCAAGTCCATGTGATTTACAGCACCCTGTCAAACAAATGACACTGTCAAGGACTAgatgattattttattatttcctgaTATGTAACCCTACTACTACTTTCTTTTCCAAGTGAATTTACCAGTCTGAACACACACCATATAAAACATGATTTCAGAGTTGTACTAAATGCACAAAGGTATGTAATTTCTGCACTTAGATGGGAAATCCATGCCCTATGTTTTGCCACATTCCCacagattttttaaatcatgccCACGGATTTGCAACTGCTCTCTTCAGGGAACAAGAAAGTACGTAGGTGTGTGCATGAGTTCAGTGCTACTGAAAAGAGCCTGTTGTTTTTACACCCACAGATAAAGGCTGTTGTTGCATCAGCTCAGCTCAACTGGAACCACAACTGATgcgtaaaaacaaaacataatactacaatgaatgaaaagaaaatataaatgtgtatgatGATTAAGAGAGATATTGACTAAGTTTCTGGCTCCATCTAAATCTGCAGAACTGACTGTTTGGCTAAGAAAAACTGGAGATTTATTATACTAAATATGGACATtggtttaagtttattttaagaGTAGAGAGTAGCTCAATCTGCAGAATTCAACTTGCAGCAAAATTTCAAGACACACTGTAGAAAGTTGGAAACTGATCGGGAAATCTAGATTTCAATTATGTTAGAACAAATTTAATTATGAAGTCAAAATTGtgttcatgttatgttcatGGTTTAAAATTAGGAAAGCTATCACCGAAGCTTCATGAAATAATCATTGGTGATAAACCTGTGACGCTTAAATTAAACTTGTGTGAAATTAGTGGAGTGTCCCTAACAGTGCAAACATCgtaagtatatttatttaaatttcaatactgtcattatttaaaaacactctGTCAGATCTTCACCTGCAGGAGCTCTGGGTTCTCCCTGCCAATCTCCTGCAGCAGGGCTGGAAGCAGGGCAGCATTCTGCTGGATCAGTTGGCGCATGACGTGGAACTGAGGCTGATTTCTAAGGAAGCTCAAGGGATTATCTGAAAGTATGAGTCAGAAAGAGTGAGCAGCAAGAAGCGAGAAAATGGGCTCAGGAAGGATTTTTAAAGAGACAAACATTTGTTCAGAAAGGCACCAGTAATACTGGGAACAGGGTGGGCCATTTACCTCCCCCTGCACTTGGTGAAGAGCCAGTGTTGGCAGGAATACCAATGCCACCAGCAGGTGCAGCTGGAGCTCCACTTACTGGAGGCGCCGCCGCATCCGGTCCTGTTGCTGCGCCCTGATCTCTGCCTGGGATTCCCTGTGGAAGAAGTGACAAATTagactaaataaaatgtcacataAAATGAACAAGCTGAGGCATCAcaagttcatttaaaattaagaaCTGCTTGTTTACAAAACTTCAGGAGCATGCAAACACTTTCATTATTCAGGAAGCAAACTTGAGTTCTGTTATAAAGTGCAGTACAACCTGTACAGGAATAGTAAACCATACGATTGCCAAAAGCCGCACAGGGGGATTGAATGCGTCAAGTTATGAACCAACCCAGTAAACTGCTCTGAGGCACATTTGTTTTGATCAAAGACAACTCCTCTTACTGAAAGGAGGTATTCCACAGCTCGGTCGGGGTTGTTGAAGCTTGCTCTCATAGCTGCCACCACCTGCTCCCGCTCGTAGCCCATGAGCATCATCTCGTTTACCATGGTATCATATGATGAGCCTGTCACTAAAGATTAGGACAAaacatgttcacacacacacacacacacaccaagacaAGATATGTTGGGGGTAGTATGACTAAAGAGTCAATGCTTCTTTCTTGAAGCTCAGTCCTCTGTCAACTACCtctaaaggaaagaaaattaaGAACTTAAGCCAAATTACAATCATAAAATGTCTATTATTCACTTACTGTAAATCACACTGTACACCAGGAAAACAAATGTTAATAATggtcagcagttttaaattttttttttaattcttttaaataatgtcaTTCACTGCTTTCAGCATCaatgctttaaatatttttaaaaaaatggatacATGAATCCTGATAATTACAATCTATGGGATATAagcaaagaaatatttatatagTTCAGGGCAAAGAATACTGTGTTATGTGGTTTTATCTGAGCTGCCTGAACTACATTTATTTGAAAAGGGACAACaggttaaatgtaaatgtaactaaTTTAGCCAAAGGACTGATTTGCATCAGCAGTCCTTTTGCTTGACAACATTAGGCTtccaaaaggaaaaataacacaCATCAATATAACTGAATCTTAATAAGTTATTTCTTCACGTTATGATGAAAACTGATTTATTGTGGTATATAATTTCACTGATGTGATGCTCTGAAAAATACAGCCTGGTTAAATGTAGCTTCCCTGTGTGAGACTACACAGTCTCCTTCTGTTGCAGCTCTGATACAGACTTGACAATTCAACCAGAGGAGGGGAGGATGCATAATTTTGtaaattagatgttttttttttcctaatgaCATTTTCATTAAGTATATGAATATTCACCAGAAGTTACAGGAGGTGAAACTAAATTAATCAATGACTTCTATTTACATAATAGCCCAAACACTTATGCATTACAACACTCAGGATTAAGGCAATGCAAAGGTCATCATTAGAACATGTACAGGAAATGATCAAATATTCATGACAAAATTACCTTAACAGACCCATGCTTATATTACTTCtcagaaacaaataaatgatatataaatgtgtaatgATAAATTAAGACATTGACTTTTACAGATAACGTCTTACCTAGAGTTGAAACAGCTTCATTGATCAAGTTTGTGTTGGTTGAAACCTCCGAACTTCTGCAAGACAAACAGACCTGGTGAGGCGTGAGCTACATGTCATTTTTCCAGACAGgatgaaatcaaataaatactaaaaaaaaaaacacatttttacccAACAGGGGTGGAAGAAGGTTCAGCTGTCGAAGATGGTTTCTCCTCTGGTTTGTCGTCAGTAGAGGTGCTCTCTGCTGGTTTGTCTGAACTGGTGGATGAAGCGGGGGTTGTCGCAGGAACTGTAGTGCTGGGGGCTGAAGCAGCTGGTGGAGACTGTGGGTTGGCTGAGGCTGTTTTAGGCTGCAAGACAAATGTCAAGTTATAAAACATGGTTACATCTGTCATTTTCCACTATGCTGTAATCAAAATACTGACTTTGGGtcatactttacttttaatCATCTGCCTTGCACAATGTCTAAGTTATAATGAAGAAATAGAGGCCATTAAACACTTCAAGTTTGTAATTATACATGAAGAAACATGCTTGAGTTCACTTCATTATAGTCTGTTTGCACCTACAGAACACTTTcaaatgctgttttgttttctgtttcaatCTGAAAATTTTAGGAATCTACATCTACAGATGTGAAATCCATCttaagaatttttattttatcaaatgtTATACTATGTTTACATCAGAAGAGtatgacaaataaagaaatctgCCCCTTCGACAGCTCTACAGTATTACAGTTACACGCATACAGCAGTTTTAAGGATGAGCACAAATCAACCAGAAAACAAATGCCACATCATGTATATATGCATGAGAGAGTGTAAACAGGAAGCACTGGTTGCCTAGTTGCAGACAATAGTTGGTAGGAAGAACAGAGACAGTGAAAAGATTTGG
It encodes:
- the rad23b gene encoding UV excision repair protein RAD23 homolog B, yielding MQITLKTLQQQTFKIDIDEEETVKTLKERIEQEKGKDNFSVAGQKLIYAGKILSDDTALKEYKIDEKNFVVVMVTKPKTASANPQSPPAASAPSTTVPATTPASSTSSDKPAESTSTDDKPEEKPSSTAEPSSTPVGSSEVSTNTNLINEAVSTLVTGSSYDTMVNEMMLMGYEREQVVAAMRASFNNPDRAVEYLLSGIPGRDQGAATGPDAAAPPVSGAPAAPAGGIGIPANTGSSPSAGGDNPLSFLRNQPQFHVMRQLIQQNAALLPALLQEIGRENPELLQEISNHQEQFIQMLNEPNPDPVPAGGGGGPGGAGGAGGAGGAGGIGGDTAGGSHMSYIQVTPQEKEAIERLKALGFPEGLVIQAYFACEKNENLAANFLLQQNFDDD